The Primulina eburnea isolate SZY01 chromosome 8, ASM2296580v1, whole genome shotgun sequence genome contains a region encoding:
- the LOC140839019 gene encoding uncharacterized protein yields the protein MPPKRKAVEGEDISSSRVVDEFSKLLKVQANVHGEQIQQLLRLQNPLQGRAMEWVKAIETIFEYLHVEDNDRFSCAVFLLTKTASIWWEATKVAINVQTLKWSEFKELFYDKYFSNDVKTRKVKEFLELKLGNLNVNDYILKFEEECLFVHFIASNEKDRGENFMRSLRAEIRRDVRISKAATQSSPLIDTGAMHSFMSAIFMRSLGIAPIFEPLQYNIVFPLGDVICPTSMMKACPIQVNEETLFSDLIVIPTIEFDVLLGMDWISSHRAIIDCVEKMVRFPIEEGDNKVFKCSGTMLDTSFISFLKVNKMLLKGCQGFLESVMDVSKEYNMDVNDIEIVREYSDVFVDDVPGFPSDREVEFVIDFEPGNSRISKAPYRMAPTEMKELKNQLQELLDKGFIRPSSSPWGEQVLGMVFSNIDLRSGYHQLKVKEDDIPKIAFRTRYGHYEILTRELHREHLRTVLQKLRDNKIYAKLKKCGYYRRFIADLSKIALPLTTLARKTVKFEWTNECQQSFQELKDKLTSAPRGKVIAYASLQLKDYEKTYPTHILELAAVVFALKICYHHGKANVVADALTRKSGVVLSSMIQKHLLLDFQRNEIALVEKGTIARLSALVIRPTLNDMIKHGQHNDKQLLEMKSKAEASLGTVGKSLHRALGTKLAFKTTHHPQSYGQSERVIQILEDMLRACIINFSGRWDLKLPLVEFTYNNSYQSSIGMAPYEALYGIRCRRSHLFWDEVGQRKMIGIELVPQMVDVVALIREKIKTAQSLQKSYAVVRRRPLSFEIGDHVVVKIAPLNGVMRFGKKGKLSPRFIGIFEILDRIGERAYRVSLPPDLDRVHNVFQVSMLRKYVSNLTHVIHHEPLDLMPNLSYHERAVQIQDRKVKVLRNKEIGIVKVLWSNHVIEKATWEPEEEMKQHYPDLFTS from the exons atgccacctaagaggaaagctgtaGAGGGAGAAGATATTTCCTCATCACGAGTTGTTGATGAGTTTAGTAAGTTGCTCAAGGTGCAAGCTAACGTTCATGGAGAACAGATCCAACAGTTATTGAGATTGCAGAACCCGTTACAAGGAAGAG CTATGGAATGGGTTAAAGCTATTGAAACAATCTTTGAATATCTGCACGTTGAGGATAATGATCGATTTAGTTGTGCAGTGTTTCTTCTGACCAAGACTGCAAGCATTTGGTGGGAAGCCACAAAGGTAGCAATCAATGTTCAAACCCTTAAATGGAGTGAGTTCAAGGAGTTATTTTATGACAAATATTTCTCTAATGATGTCAAAACCCGGAAAGTGAAGGAGTTCTTGGAATTAAAGCTGGGCAACTTGAATGTGAATGATTATATCTTGAAGTTTGAAGAAGAATGTCTTTTCGTTCATTTTATTGCTTCGAATGAAAAAGACCGAGGTGAAAACTTCATGAGAAGCTTGAGAGCCGAGATCAGAAGAGATGTCAGAATTTCCAAGGCCGCAAC GCAAAGTAGCCCTTTAATTGATACTGGAGCTAtgcattcttttatgtctgcaATTTTCATGAGATCGTTGGGTATTGCACCTATATTTGAACCTCTCCAGTATAATATTGTGTTTCCATTGGGTGATGTGATTTGTCCAACGAGTATGATGAAGGCTTGTCCTATCCAAGTGAATGAGGAAACATTAttttctgatttgattgtgattccTACGATAGAGTTTGATGTGCTTTTGGGTATGGATTGGATATCATCGCATCGTGCAATAATAGATTGTGTTGAAAAGATGGTGCGATTTCCGATAGAAGAAGGTGACAACAAGGTCTTCAAGTGTTCAGGTACTATGCTTGACActtcttttatttctttcttGAAGGTGAATAAGATGTTGCTTAAGGGGTGTCAAGGATTTCTGGAGTCTGTAATGGATGTGAGTAAGGAATATAATATGGATGTGAATGATATTGAAATTGTTCGAGAATATTCAGATGTCTTTGTCGATGATGTGCCGGGGTTTCCATCCGATAGAGAAGTCGAGTTTGTCATTGATTTTGAACCTGGTAATTCTCGTATTTCTAAAGCCCCTTATCGAATGGCACcgactgaaatgaaagaattaaagaatCAATTGCAAGAGCTGTTAGATAAAGGCTTTATTAGACCGAGTTCTTCACCATGGGGGGAACAAGtgtt GGGCATGGTATTTTCCAATATTGATctgcgatcgggatatcaccaaTTGAAAGTAAAAGAAGATGACATACCTAAGATTGCTTTTCGAACtaggtatggtcattatgaaATTCTG ACTCGAGAACTTCATCGAGAACATTTGAGAACTGTGTTGCAGAAATTGAGGGATAACAAGATATATGCCAAGTTAAAGAAGTGCG gttactatcgtcgttttataGCCGATTTATCAAAGATAGCCCTGCCATTAACAACATTGGCAAGAAAGACAGTTAAATTTGAATGGACAAATGAGTGTCAACAAagttttcaggagttgaaggataaatTGACATCAGCTCCA CGTGGTAaagtgattgcttatgcttccctTCAGCTTAAGGATTATGAAAAGACTTATCCGACTCACATTCTtgagttggcagctgtggttttcgctttgaagatctg TTACCACCATGGGAAGGCGAATGTAGTTGCAGACGCATTGACTCGAAAGTCAGGAGTAGTGTTGAGTTCTATGATTCAAAAACATTTATTGTTGGACTTTCAAAGGAATGAGATCGCTTTGGTCGAGAAAGGTACGATAGCTCGACTTTCAGCTTTGGTGATTCGACCTACTTTGAATGACATGATTAAACATGGACAACATAATGATAAGCAATTGCTGGAAATGAAGTCTAAGGCTGAG gcttcgttgggaaccgTTGG gaagagtttgcatagagctTTGGGTACAAAGTTGGCCTTCAAAACAACTCATCATCCTCAGAGTTacggacaatcagaacgagttattcagattcttgaggacaTGCTAAGGGCCTGCATTATTAATTTTTCTGGAAGATGGGATTTGAAGCTGCCTCTTGTGGAATTCacatataataatagctatcagtcctcgattggcatggcaccttaCGAAGCTTTGTATGGGATAAGGTGTCGTCGATCAcatttgttttgggatgaagtaggacaaagaaagatgatagGAATAGAGTTGGTTCCACAAATGGTTGATGTTGTAGCATTGATTCGAGAAAAAATTAAAACTGCTCAGTCTttacagaaaagctatgcagtTGTTCGAAGAAGGCCTTTATCATTCGAGATAGGTGATCACGTGGTTGTTAAGATAGCTCCTCTCAATggagttatgagatttggaaagaagggGAAGTTGAGTCCTCGTTTTATTGGAATTTTCGAGATTCTCGACAGAATTGGCGAGCGAGCTTATCGAGTGTCTTTGCCTCCGGATTTGGATAGGGTGCATAATGTATTTCAAGTCTCAATGCTTCGTAAATATGTATCGAATCTGACTCATGTAATTCATCATGAACCACTAGACTTAATGCCAAATTTGAGTTATCATGAACGGGCGGTTCAAATACAGGATCGAAAGGTTAAAGTGCTCAGAAACAAAGAAATTGGGATCGTGAAGGTGTTATGGAGTAATCATGTCATCGAAAAAGCAACATGGGAGCCCGAGGAAGAGATGAAGCAACATTATCCTGACTTGTTTACGTCGTGA